AGACCCGTGGCCCGTCGTGTCCTTCGGGCGTGAAGACCCGAACGTACTGCTCTGTTACGAACTCTCCGCAGTTCTGGCACTCGGGCATCTATTGTTTCACTCACACGATTACATATATGTTTTCCGCATCGCCACACTGTTGCCGGCAGTCGCCTCGTCGTGTGCGCGCCGAGCGGACGTCCGGCCAAAGGATATAGGCCACGGCTCCGACGCCCGTCCATGGACGATCTGACGCGGCGGCGGCTGCTCGGTGGGACCGCCGGACTGGTGGCCGGGACGGCGGGCTGTGTCGGCGGTGACGCCAACACGGACACCGACGCCACTCCGGCCGACCGGGAGCTGATGACCAGCGGGAGCAGCGACGTGGACTTCGATCACCCGTCGACGACGGGGATCAACGACCAGCCGACGCTCGGGGACCGGGGTCGGCAGGGGGTCATCGTCGCCTTCGAGGACCCCTCTTGTCCGAGCTGCCGGCGGTTCAATCAGAACACGTTTCCACAGATCGAGTCCGAACTGCTCGCGCCCGGCGACGTGGCCTACGTCTTCCGGGGGTATCCCGTCGTCTACGAGTGGGGTGGCCCGGCGACTCGGGCGCTGGAGGCGACCTTCGCCCGCGATCCGGCGGCCGTCTGGGACCTGAAGGCACACTACTTCGACCAGCAGGGGCAGTTCTCGACGGACAACGTCCTCGATCGCACCCGCTCGTACCTCGACGACGCGACCGACGTGGACGGATCGGCGGTCGTCACGGAGGTGAGCGAAGACGCCGCCGCCGAGGCGGTCCAGACCGACTACGACGCCGGACAGGCCGCTGGCGCGTCGGGGACGCCGACGTTCTACCTGTTCCGAGACGGCGAGTACCAGACGACGGTCAGCGGAGCCCAGGACTTCACGGTCTTCGAGAACGTCCTGCTGGGATGATGGTCTCGCTACCGACGCGCCGGGCCGACTGGCGACTGATGGGGCGCACTGCCCGGCTCGTCGTGACGATCCCGGCCTACGCCGCGGTCGCTCTCGCCGCCACGGGTGCGGGACTGACCGCCTTCTCGCTGTCGCTGAACGTCTCGCTGGTCGTCGACACGCTCTCGCTGCCCATCTCCACGGGGTCGAAAGTCGAGCTTCTCGTGAGCCTCTATCCCTTCGTCGGCACCGCCTTCACGCCGCTCCAGGGCGGCCTGCTCGTGGTCGTCGCCGCCACGCTGGGGGTCAACGTCGCGATGGTGGCCTACCACTTCCGAGAACACGGCCTCTCGCTCCAGCAGGGCGGCACGAGCGTCCTCGGGGCGGTGCTCGGCGCGCTCGGGGCCGGCTGTGCGGCCTGTGGCTCGGCGATCTTGCTGGGACTGTTGTCGCTGGTCGGCGTCTCGACCTCGCTGCTGTGGCTCCCCCTCGACGGCCTCGAATTCGCCGTGGTGGCACTGCTGGTCGTCGTCCTGTCGACGTACTGGCTGGCCGACGGCATGCGCGGCGGCCAGATCAACGGCTGTCCCGTGGACGCCTGAGCCCGTCGGCAGTGCCAGTCGAGGGACGGTCCGACGACTCGCGGGTCGCTCGCGCGTCGTAGCGTCGCACCAGCACGCCGAGCCACCAGCACTTCAGCGCGACGCCCAGCGCCGTCGCGGCCGCGGCCGCCGTCGGGCGGCGTCGCCACGCGGCGTACAGCGCGTACCCAAAGGCCGCGGCACCGACGGCGTTGCACACGTTGGGGTAGGCCATCCCGATCGTCGGGCGCTGCTCGTCGTCGATCCACCACCGTTCGGCGAGGACCGCACGGGTCATCCAGGCGTCGTCGGTCTCGGGCGGCGAGAACAGGACCGGGTTGAGCACCGTCCAGACGAGCGCCGCCGCGAGCAGTCGCCAGTCGCGCCGGTAGATCGCGTACACGATCACGGGGCCAGTGGGAACGCGCGACCAGCCGCTCTTGGGGTTCGCGTGGCGACGCCAGAACGCGGCCCGCGCACGCTCTGCTCGTGAGTCGCTCATGGTGGCAGTACGGACCGGTGGCCCAAATACGTCGGCCACGGGCTACGGGCGGTCCCAGAAGCGGTCGAGCTGGTCGGCCAGGAACTCCGGGGTCAGCTGCGTGAACTCCTCGCGTTCGTTCTCCGGCAGGAACTCGTAGACGGAGTGGCGTGCCTCGGGACAGTAGCGCCGGCCGACGAACGCCCGGACGCCGACCTCCTCGGCCCCGCGGATCACCCGTCCGATGGCCTGGCGGGCGCGCCGGACCGCGGGCACGGTCAGGGCGTACTCGAAGGCCACGTCGTCGCCGAAGGCGTCGCCGTAGGCCCGCTTGACACCCCGGACCCGCGGCGAGCCGATGTTGACCAGTGGGATGCCGACGACGGCACAGGTCGAGAGCTTCTCGCCGTCGTAGTCGACCCCCTCGGTGAGCGTGCCCCGTGCGCTGGTGACGAGCACCTTGCCCGGCCCGTCGTAGAAGCGCTGCTTGAGGCGGTTCGTCGCGTCGTTGCTGGACGACTCGTCGACGAGGACCGGCTTGTCGACGGCGTCGTCGAGGTACGCGCCGGCCCACGCGGCCTCCCGGTAGTTCGGCATCGCCACGAGGACGTTGCCCGGCGAGCGCGCCAGGGCTCGCAAGGCGTGAGCGTACTCGTCGCGGGTCGGGTTCCAGGCATCGCCAAGCGGTCGCATCGACGCGGGCTCGCCGCGGTTGCGGGCCGTGAAGGGACGACAATCCACGAGATACGACGCGCGATTGTCCGGGGGAAAGGTCAGCCCGTAGGTCGCGGCCTTGACGAAGCGAGGGTCCCGGTCCGGGCCGCCGTCACGGAGGAAAGAGAGCCCGGAGACGTGCTGAAACACGTCCAGCGGTTCGAGCGTCGCACTCATCAGGACGCCCCCGCCCAGGTCGTCGAAGACGTTGCGAAGCGCCGTCGAGGGCATGCAGTTGTAACACAGCAGCCCGGCGGTGTACGCGACTTCGTAGTCGGCGTCGACGTGGCGCTCGTCGGCGGGTGCGTGTTCCAGTTCGATCTCGCGGAGGAAGCCGGCGTGGTCGCGCTCCCACCACTGGCCCGCGATCGTCCCGACGGCCGCACAGACCGGCGTCCGTGCGAGCCCCAGCGTGTCGATGGCCTCTTCGACCGCCGCGCCGATCTTCGGGAGCGAGCGCCACAGACCGCCGTCGTACCCCTCGCGCTGGGCCCACTCGGTCAGGGCGTCCGGTTCGACGGTCTCCGGATCTCGCAGCGGAATCTCGTGGTCGCGCTGGGGGAGCTGGTCGGGGTCGGTGCGCCACCCCTCGAACTCGCCGTCGAGGTAGGACCGAACCCGGTCGTCGAGCCAGTCGAGCACGTCGTCGTAGAACTGCTGGGCCTGCTCGACGGCCGCCAGCGGGACCTCGCGTGCGGCGAGCACCTCCTCGACTTGCTGTCGGTGGTCGTCGGTCTGGCGAGCCCGCTGGAGCAGGAAGTTGAGGTCGTTGCTGGCCTGTGTGAGCGTCTGTCTCCCGACGCGATCCGAGAGCAGGTCCCGGACGCGCTCTTCGAGCCGGTGGGCCTCGTCGACGACCACGAACGTGTCCTCGTCGAGGATCGAGGCGAGCAGCGGACGGGTCTGTGGGTCGAACAGGTGGTTGTAGTTGCCGATCACCACGTCGGCAGCCTCCAGCAGGACGCTCATCGCGCGGTGTGGACAGGTCCCGTACTCCACCGACGCGGGGAGGTACTCCTCGGCCGTGACGACGCTGTGTTCCCCGACGCCGAAGTCGATCGGCGAGCCGGTGTTGCGGGCGTACCAGTCGGCCTCGAACGGACAGTACAGCGGCGGGTCGTCGCTCTCGGCGATCTCATCGGGCGCGGCGGGCTGGCTGGGGCGGTACGGGGAGTCGGCACCGGCGGTCCCCAGGGTGCCCTCGCCGAGGCGCTGCTGGTCGCTGGCGTCCGGTCGGGCCGCCGCCGCGAGGTCGCTGGCGATCTGTGGGTCCCACCACTGCTCGTCGTCACCCAGTTCCGCCTCGATGGCGGCGCTGGCCGGCGCGTGGTCGGTGCCGTCGCCCTCGGCCTCGACGAGCCGTGCCGTGTTCTCGCGCAGGTCTTCACAGCGGTCGTGGACGGAGCTGTCCTCGGGGAAGACACCTTCGCGCCCGTACGGACAGAGGTCGCGCTTGCCGACCAGCGAGATGCCACGCAGTGGCTCGTCCAGTCCGGCGTTCATCGCGCGCAGGTCGGTGACGAACTGCTGGAGTTGCTGTTTGACCGGCGTCACGACGACGATCCGCTCGTAGTGGCCGGCGTCGAGCAGGTGTGCGCCGGCCGTCAGGGCCGCCATCGTCTTGCCGGTGCCACAGGGGCCCTCCATCGCGAGGTAGCCCCGCGCCTGGCCGGCCTCGATCGCGCGCTCGATGGCGTCGCCCTGGTTCGCGTACGGCTCGTCGAACGCGAAGTACTCCTCCCAGCCACGCTCGTCGGCCGCCGAGTCTCCCATTACACCGGCCTTCGTCGTCCCTCCGTTTGAACGTCCGGATCTTCCCGCGCCGACGAGGACCTGTCAGTTTCGCTCGTGTGACAGATTTCCAGTAGTACACGAATCTTTATACTGTTGCAAGGACGCTACGGTAGTACTTAGGCAAGCGAGGGTGACAAAAAGAATGGGACAGCAGCGAGCCGGGGGAGGGGAGAACGGAGACGCCGTCGACGGACGGATCGACGTGCTGTGTATCGGGGACAGATCGTCGTCCGGAGCGATCAGCGAAGCGGCCGCAGACGCCGACGCCCCGATCTCGGTCGCGTGGACGACCGACCGTCGACGGATCCGGACGGTCGCCGAAGCCAGAACCATCGACTGCGTCGTGATCGACGGCTCGCTGAGCGAGCACACCCACGAACAGGTGCGCCAGATCGAGACGTTACCCGTCGTCCTCTACACCGAGACGGACCCGGCGAACGTGTCCGACAAACTGCTCGACGTCGTCGACACGCTGGTCGACAGGGGCGACCCGGACGACACCGCCCCGTTCCTGATCGAGAAGGTCGTCGGACTCGTCAGCGAGCGAGAAGAGAAGAGCGAGTACGCGCTGGCACAGGCGCTCGCGCGGGTCGACGACGACGCCGCCTGCGAGGGGTACCAGTTCCTCGTCGAGCCCGACGGAACGATCTGCTGGGCCAGCGAACCGTTCGAGGCGGTCTTCCCCCTCGACGCCGCGGCGGACTCGGGTGGCTTCTACGAGCGGCTCGTGGCGTTGCTGGGGGACAGACCGAGCGCCATACGGACCGTGACCAGAGCCCAGCGAGGGGTCGACGCGACCAGCGAGACCGTCGTGGAAGTGCCGGCAGACGACGAGACGCGCCACTTCAGCCACTCGGCACACGAGCTACCAGACAGCGTCGGCTCGTTGCGCCTCGAAGTGTTTCGCGACGTGACGCCACAGGTACAGCGCGAGGCGCGACTGGAGCTGCTGGACCTGCTGGTCGAGCAGGCACAGGACGGGCTCTACACGCTGGACGAGAACGGCGTGATTGACTTCTGCAACGAGTCGTTCGCCGAGATGCTGGGCTACGAGCGGACCGAGATCATCGGCCGGCACGCCTCGAAGACGCTGGCGGAGGGCGAGCTAGAGAAGGGCCAGCGGACGCTGCGCCACCTCGAACGCACCGACGAGGAGAGCGCCACCGTCGACATGACCTTCCTCGACCGGGCGGGCACCCGCCTGGAGGTGTCGATCCACTACACGCTGTTGCCGTCCGAAGACGGGAGTTACGCCGGGCTGATGGGTGTTGTCCGAGACATCACGGAACGCAAGGAGCGCGAGCGGGCACTGGAACAGTACCAGACGCTCGTCGAGAGCGCCGGTGATCCGATGTACGTCCTCGACGCCGAGGGCCGGATCGAACTGCTCAACGAACCGATGGCGTCGTTCTTCGGCCGAGAGAAAGACGCCGTCGTCGGCGAGCGGATCAACGAACTGCTCCCGGAGGCCGGCGGCGAGCGCGGCGACAGGGCACTCAAATCGATTCTCGGCGACGAGAGTCGTACCTTCGAGAGCTTCGAGAGCTGGCTGGCCGACGCCAACGGGACCCAGCGTCTCTACGAGGTGACCGTCGGCGTGATCGAAGACGACGAGGAGTTCGTCGGCTCGGTCGGCACGCTCCGGGACATCACCGAACGCGAGCGTCGCCGCGAGGAGCTGGATCTCCTGCGACAGGTCTTCGCTCGCGTGTTGCGACACAACCTCCGCTCGGAGCTGTCGATCATCATGGGCAACACCGAGGTCGTGATGGAGGAACTGGAAGGGCCGAGTCGGGAGCTGGCCGAGACGGTGCTGGAACGGGGCAGACGGCTCGAAGAGACCGCGAGGAAAGCCAGAGCGATCGAGTCGGTGCTCGACAGCGAGGCGGGCCGGACGACCCAGCGCGTCGAGCAGGTCGTCGACCGCGCCGTCACGGCCGTCGAAGACGAGCACCCCGATGCGGTCATCGAGACCGACGGGTCGCCGTCACTGTCGGTGCGTGCCCACCCGAACCTGGTCGTCGCCGTCGAGAACCTCGTGGACAACGCCGTCGAGCACGGCGAGACGCTGGCGACGTGTGATGCCCGCGTCGAGGTCGAGAGCGACCGGGACGGCGTCTCGCTGTCGGTGGTCGACGGCGGACCCGGCCTGCCGGAGTGTGAGTGCAAGGCACTGAACCAGGAGTCAGAGACGCCACTGGAACACGGGAGCGGACTGGGCCTGTGGCTGGTCAACTGGATCGTCGAGCGCTCCGGCGGGGCGCTGGGCTTCGACCACACCGACGGCCGGACGACCGTGACGATCGAGCTTGACGGCGATCCCGAGAGCGGCCCCGACTGACGCCGTTCGGATTAATGCAGCAACACTAAGTACAATCGGTATTCTCCATTGTACTAACACGAATGCCGTTCCGCCACCAGGCGACCATCGGCGCGTACGAGACGAGCGGGGACCGGGCGGACGACTCGCCACAGCTGACCACGCCGGTCGGCGTGTGCCAGGACCCACGCGGGAACGTGTGGGTCGCGGACACCGCGAACAGTCGGCTCGTCGTCCTCGACAGCGCCCTGGAACAGCGCCTGACGGCCGTCGGCGAACCCGGATCGGAACCGGGATCGTTCGAACTGCCCTTTCGGCTCGCCCACCACCCGAGCGATCCGGCGCTGTTCGTGACGGATCTGGCCAACGGCCGGGTTCAGCGGCTGTCCTACGAGTACGACGGTCGACGGCCCGAGGTCGTCGCCGTCGACACCTTCCGGCCGGACGACGGGAACCACTTTCACCCCAACGGCATCGCAGTCTACGAGTACGACGACGGGCTTCGGGTGTTCGTCGCCGACGAGTTCTATCACGAGGGCGACGATCTCCGTGCGCGGATCGCCGTCTTCGACGACGAGGGGACGCTCGTCGACACGATCCGGTCGGTCGACTCCGAGTTCGCCGGTGCGCTCCCGCTGTACTGGCCACAGGGGCTGGCCGTCGACACCGCGGGGAACCTCCTGATCGCGAACACGGGAGAGGGCGTGTTGCGCCGGACCGGCGCGTTCCCCTCGTACTTCGCGACGGTCCTTCGCTGTGACCGGGCCGGCGCTGGCGTCCCCTTCGAAGAGACGGGGCTGCCGATCGTCCCGCAGTCGTACGTCACGCCCCGTGGCGTCTCCGTGCTGGGCAGTGGCGACGACGAGCGCGTCGCCGTGCCGGACGTAGGCGGTGGCTTCGTCCACATGTACGACACGGCGCGGGGGCACACGAGCGAAGTCCCCTCGACGATCGCGCCGAGCTTAGACGACCGGCGGTTCGGGTCGCCGATGCAGGTCGCCCCCTACGACTCGCCGGACGGCACGGCGACCGACGACACGACCGAGCGGGTCCTGGTCACCGAGGCGATGGACCACACCGTCGCCGCCTACGATCTGGGGACGATCTCCGAGTCGAAGCGACGGCTGGCCGGCGTCGGCGGCGACCACACCGCGCCCGAGCGACTGGACTTCGCCAGCGCGGCCGTCGGCGTCCCCACGATGGGCG
Above is a genomic segment from Halomicrobium sp. LC1Hm containing:
- a CDS encoding DsbA family protein — translated: MDDLTRRRLLGGTAGLVAGTAGCVGGDANTDTDATPADRELMTSGSSDVDFDHPSTTGINDQPTLGDRGRQGVIVAFEDPSCPSCRRFNQNTFPQIESELLAPGDVAYVFRGYPVVYEWGGPATRALEATFARDPAAVWDLKAHYFDQQGQFSTDNVLDRTRSYLDDATDVDGSAVVTEVSEDAAAEAVQTDYDAGQAAGASGTPTFYLFRDGEYQTTVSGAQDFTVFENVLLG
- a CDS encoding DUF6653 family protein yields the protein MSDSRAERARAAFWRRHANPKSGWSRVPTGPVIVYAIYRRDWRLLAAALVWTVLNPVLFSPPETDDAWMTRAVLAERWWIDDEQRPTIGMAYPNVCNAVGAAAFGYALYAAWRRRPTAAAAATALGVALKCWWLGVLVRRYDARATRESSDRPSTGTADGLRRPRDSR
- a CDS encoding ATP-dependent DNA helicase, which encodes MGDSAADERGWEEYFAFDEPYANQGDAIERAIEAGQARGYLAMEGPCGTGKTMAALTAGAHLLDAGHYERIVVVTPVKQQLQQFVTDLRAMNAGLDEPLRGISLVGKRDLCPYGREGVFPEDSSVHDRCEDLRENTARLVEAEGDGTDHAPASAAIEAELGDDEQWWDPQIASDLAAAARPDASDQQRLGEGTLGTAGADSPYRPSQPAAPDEIAESDDPPLYCPFEADWYARNTGSPIDFGVGEHSVVTAEEYLPASVEYGTCPHRAMSVLLEAADVVIGNYNHLFDPQTRPLLASILDEDTFVVVDEAHRLEERVRDLLSDRVGRQTLTQASNDLNFLLQRARQTDDHRQQVEEVLAAREVPLAAVEQAQQFYDDVLDWLDDRVRSYLDGEFEGWRTDPDQLPQRDHEIPLRDPETVEPDALTEWAQREGYDGGLWRSLPKIGAAVEEAIDTLGLARTPVCAAVGTIAGQWWERDHAGFLREIELEHAPADERHVDADYEVAYTAGLLCYNCMPSTALRNVFDDLGGGVLMSATLEPLDVFQHVSGLSFLRDGGPDRDPRFVKAATYGLTFPPDNRASYLVDCRPFTARNRGEPASMRPLGDAWNPTRDEYAHALRALARSPGNVLVAMPNYREAAWAGAYLDDAVDKPVLVDESSSNDATNRLKQRFYDGPGKVLVTSARGTLTEGVDYDGEKLSTCAVVGIPLVNIGSPRVRGVKRAYGDAFGDDVAFEYALTVPAVRRARQAIGRVIRGAEEVGVRAFVGRRYCPEARHSVYEFLPENEREEFTQLTPEFLADQLDRFWDRP
- a CDS encoding PAS domain S-box protein codes for the protein MGQQRAGGGENGDAVDGRIDVLCIGDRSSSGAISEAAADADAPISVAWTTDRRRIRTVAEARTIDCVVIDGSLSEHTHEQVRQIETLPVVLYTETDPANVSDKLLDVVDTLVDRGDPDDTAPFLIEKVVGLVSEREEKSEYALAQALARVDDDAACEGYQFLVEPDGTICWASEPFEAVFPLDAAADSGGFYERLVALLGDRPSAIRTVTRAQRGVDATSETVVEVPADDETRHFSHSAHELPDSVGSLRLEVFRDVTPQVQREARLELLDLLVEQAQDGLYTLDENGVIDFCNESFAEMLGYERTEIIGRHASKTLAEGELEKGQRTLRHLERTDEESATVDMTFLDRAGTRLEVSIHYTLLPSEDGSYAGLMGVVRDITERKERERALEQYQTLVESAGDPMYVLDAEGRIELLNEPMASFFGREKDAVVGERINELLPEAGGERGDRALKSILGDESRTFESFESWLADANGTQRLYEVTVGVIEDDEEFVGSVGTLRDITERERRREELDLLRQVFARVLRHNLRSELSIIMGNTEVVMEELEGPSRELAETVLERGRRLEETARKARAIESVLDSEAGRTTQRVEQVVDRAVTAVEDEHPDAVIETDGSPSLSVRAHPNLVVAVENLVDNAVEHGETLATCDARVEVESDRDGVSLSVVDGGPGLPECECKALNQESETPLEHGSGLGLWLVNWIVERSGGALGFDHTDGRTTVTIELDGDPESGPD